In Denitratisoma sp. DHT3, one DNA window encodes the following:
- a CDS encoding K+/H+ antiporter subunit F, whose translation MNAILPFAVNFALACFALAMLCALIRLLRGPAAQDRILALDTLYINGMLTILMLGIGFGAAIYFDIALLIALFGFVGSTAMAKFLLRGEVIEP comes from the coding sequence ATGAACGCCATCCTGCCCTTCGCCGTGAACTTCGCGCTCGCCTGCTTCGCGCTGGCCATGCTCTGCGCCCTGATCCGCCTGCTGCGCGGCCCCGCCGCCCAGGACCGCATCCTCGCGCTCGACACGCTCTACATCAACGGCATGCTGACCATCCTGATGCTGGGCATCGGCTTCGGCGCCGCGATCTACTTCGACATCGCGCTGCTGATCGCCCTGTTCGGCTTCGTCGGCTCGACGGCGATGGCCAAGTTCCTGCTGCGCGGCGAGGTGATCGAGCCATGA
- the mnhG gene encoding monovalent cation/H(+) antiporter subunit G: MSAADVPLWAALPAALLLVCGGLLTLVGSIGLLRLKSFFARIHAPTMGSTLGAGCVLIASTLTSTALAQRPVIHELLITLFILLSAPVTTMLLIRAAMLRSESHLPTEMEAPD; this comes from the coding sequence ATGAGCGCGGCCGACGTCCCCCTCTGGGCCGCGCTGCCTGCCGCCCTGCTGCTGGTCTGCGGCGGTCTGCTGACCCTGGTCGGCTCGATCGGTCTGCTGCGCCTCAAGTCATTCTTCGCTCGCATCCACGCGCCGACCATGGGCAGCACGCTCGGCGCGGGCTGCGTGCTGATCGCCTCGACGCTCACCTCGACGGCGCTGGCGCAGCGCCCGGTCATCCACGAGCTGCTGATCACGCTGTTCATCCTCCTCAGCGCGCCGGTTACAACGATGTTGCTGATACGCGCGGCGATGCTACGCAGCGAGAGCCATCTACCGACAGAGATGGAGGCACCCGACTGA
- a CDS encoding Na+/H+ antiporter subunit E, protein MKRPPLMPLLPVVLAIVWLLLNDSLAPGHVLLGIVFALLVGAAIRPLRPLPAWPHRLHVAIGLIWHVFLDIVRSNIGVGRVILGATRRQPTIGFVRIPLDLRDPHGLAMLSIIVTGTPGTVWAGHDPAANVLTLHVLDLWDEDAWIRTIKDRYERPLMEIFE, encoded by the coding sequence ATGAAACGCCCGCCCCTGATGCCGCTGCTGCCCGTCGTACTGGCGATCGTCTGGCTTCTGCTCAACGACAGCCTCGCGCCCGGCCATGTCCTGCTTGGCATCGTCTTCGCCCTGCTGGTCGGCGCCGCCATACGCCCACTGCGCCCGCTGCCGGCCTGGCCGCACCGTCTCCATGTCGCCATCGGCCTGATCTGGCACGTATTCCTCGACATCGTGCGCTCCAACATCGGTGTCGGCCGTGTCATTCTCGGCGCCACGCGGCGCCAGCCGACCATCGGCTTCGTCAGGATTCCCCTCGATCTGCGCGATCCGCACGGCCTCGCCATGCTGTCCATCATCGTCACCGGCACGCCGGGCACGGTGTGGGCCGGCCATGATCCGGCGGCCAACGTGCTCACACTGCACGTCCTCGACCTGTGGGACGAGGATGCATGGATCCGCACGATCAAGGACCGCTACGAACGCCCCCTGATGGAGATCTTCGAATGA